In a genomic window of Leptolyngbya sp. SIO1E4:
- a CDS encoding FAD-dependent oxidoreductase — translation MERLDKQRPRVVVVGAGWAGLGATYHLAKQGYDVTLLEAGSYPGGLVAGWQTEQGRSVEAGIHGFWYPYRNIFGLTDELGLQPFTPYTRSAQYSPYGLEVEAPLFQAMPYLPSPLGTLVHTEFKRLPLSDRLSALPLLYAVIDFDNSDEAWQRYDRLSARELFRQYSVSERLYKDAFEAMLLVGLFAPGEQCSAAATLGMLYYFILAHQPDFDVRWCRGTVGEQIFRPWTAAIEAAGGRILANHRVTDVLAGEGDRLTAIVCGDEVFEADAVIFSVGITGMKKIVANSPALRHRTEFRDLHNLGAVDVLATRLWFDRKLEIPLPSNACFGFHATTGWTFFDLNALHNEYRDEPGSVVEVDYYHANQFLHLSDEEILPLVQADLAGCLPDFQTAKIMDASVIRLPQAVSHFAPGSYQYLLPRQTSFRNVFMSGDWIINRHGSWSQEKAYVTGLEAANNVIELCAQGDAADIQPIVADEPHIQAARWLNRGVRSLL, via the coding sequence ATGGAGCGGCTAGATAAACAGCGCCCTCGGGTGGTCGTCGTGGGGGCGGGTTGGGCCGGATTGGGTGCCACATACCATTTAGCCAAACAGGGTTATGACGTCACGCTGCTGGAAGCGGGCAGCTACCCTGGGGGGCTGGTAGCAGGGTGGCAAACCGAACAAGGTCGATCAGTCGAGGCAGGCATCCATGGTTTTTGGTATCCCTATCGCAACATTTTTGGGCTGACGGATGAGCTGGGGCTCCAGCCATTTACCCCTTATACCCGCTCAGCTCAGTATTCACCCTACGGCTTAGAAGTTGAGGCACCGCTATTTCAGGCCATGCCCTACTTACCAAGCCCACTGGGGACACTGGTTCACACAGAATTCAAGCGGCTGCCCCTAAGCGATCGCCTCTCTGCCCTCCCCCTTCTGTATGCGGTCATTGACTTCGACAATTCAGACGAAGCATGGCAACGCTACGATCGCCTGAGCGCCCGAGAATTGTTCAGGCAATATAGCGTCTCAGAGCGGCTCTATAAAGATGCCTTTGAGGCCATGCTGTTAGTGGGCCTTTTTGCCCCTGGCGAGCAATGCTCCGCCGCTGCCACCCTGGGGATGCTCTACTACTTCATCCTGGCCCATCAGCCCGACTTTGATGTGCGCTGGTGTCGCGGCACCGTTGGCGAGCAGATCTTTCGTCCGTGGACTGCCGCCATTGAAGCCGCCGGAGGGCGCATTCTGGCCAATCACCGGGTAACAGATGTGCTGGCGGGTGAGGGCGATCGCTTGACAGCGATCGTCTGTGGAGATGAAGTCTTTGAAGCCGATGCAGTGATCTTCTCCGTCGGCATTACCGGCATGAAAAAAATCGTGGCGAACAGCCCCGCCTTGCGCCATCGAACCGAATTTCGAGACTTGCACAACTTAGGAGCCGTTGATGTGCTCGCAACGCGGTTATGGTTTGACCGCAAACTTGAGATTCCGTTGCCCTCTAACGCTTGCTTTGGCTTCCACGCCACCACCGGCTGGACATTCTTCGACCTCAATGCCCTCCACAATGAGTATCGAGACGAACCCGGTTCGGTCGTGGAAGTTGACTACTACCACGCCAACCAGTTTCTACATCTCAGCGATGAAGAAATTCTGCCCCTGGTTCAGGCTGATTTGGCCGGGTGTCTGCCAGATTTCCAAACGGCCAAGATTATGGATGCCAGCGTCATTCGTCTACCCCAGGCCGTTAGCCACTTTGCCCCTGGCAGCTATCAATACCTTCTACCGCGCCAAACGAGTTTTAGAAACGTTTTCATGAGCGGCGACTGGATTATCAACCGCCACGGCTCTTGGTCCCAGGAAAAAGCCTATGTCACGGGGCTGGAAGCCGCGAATAACGTGATTGAACTCTGCGCTCAAGGAGACGCTGCCGATATTCAGCCCATTGTGGCGGATGAGCCTCACATCCAGGCAGCTCGCTGGCTTAATCGGGGTGTGCGATCGCTGCTGTAG
- a CDS encoding response regulator transcription factor: MVQNREYPYHSELMLGQERILVVDDEALIRETVALALKDEGYRVDLAADGTIALEMFGAVAQHAALETASFDLIILDLMLPGVSGLDLCRMIRHHNLDVPILILSAKSSETDRVVGLEVGADDYLPKPFGMRELVARCRALLRRYRRVQTPQEASVLTYRDIALYLNELRVTVQDREVALSPKEFRILELFMNHPSRVWAREELIDQIWGPDFMGDRKTVDVHIRWLREKIEADPSHPQYIVTLRGFGYRFG; this comes from the coding sequence ATGGTGCAGAACAGAGAGTATCCATATCATTCAGAACTTATGCTTGGTCAGGAACGGATCCTGGTCGTTGATGATGAAGCCTTAATTCGTGAAACCGTTGCCCTCGCGTTAAAGGATGAGGGCTATCGCGTTGATTTAGCCGCCGATGGCACGATCGCGCTAGAGATGTTTGGGGCTGTAGCCCAACACGCGGCTTTAGAGACGGCATCTTTCGACTTAATCATTTTGGATTTGATGCTGCCTGGGGTCAGCGGGCTCGATCTCTGTCGCATGATTCGTCACCATAATCTGGACGTTCCCATCTTGATTCTGAGTGCCAAGAGTAGCGAAACTGATCGCGTCGTTGGGTTAGAAGTGGGTGCAGATGATTACCTGCCGAAACCTTTTGGCATGCGAGAACTCGTGGCTCGCTGTCGAGCCTTGTTAAGGCGTTACCGCCGCGTCCAGACCCCTCAAGAAGCATCAGTGCTGACTTATCGAGATATCGCCTTATATCTAAATGAGTTGCGGGTAACGGTTCAAGACCGCGAAGTTGCCCTTTCCCCCAAAGAGTTTCGAATTTTAGAGTTGTTTATGAACCACCCCAGCCGAGTATGGGCTAGGGAAGAGCTGATTGACCAAATCTGGGGGCCGGACTTTATGGGCGATCGCAAAACCGTAGACGTCCACATTCGTTGGCTGCGGGAAAAGATCGAAGCTGACCCCAGTCATCCGCAATATATCGTAACCCTGAGGGGGTTTGGCTATCGCTTTGGTTAA
- the ribA gene encoding bifunctional 3,4-dihydroxy-2-butanone-4-phosphate synthase RibB/GTP cyclohydrolase II RibA, with protein sequence MTPAGVSDPKPKASEPLEFTFDSIDEALQDLIAGRAIVVVDDENRENEGDVICAAQFATPDLINFMAVEARGLICLAMAGQRLDELELPLMVTQSSFEDENEQTAFTVSIDAAQHWGVTTGISAEDRARTIQVALNPGAQPSDLRRPGHIFPLRSKEGGVLKRAGHTEAAVDLARLAGLYPSGVICEIQNPDGSMARLPELVDYARTHQLKLISIADLISYRLEHERFVKREAIADLPTQFGHFQIYAYRNLMDNSEHVALVKGDPATFRDQSVMVRVHSECLTGDAFGSLRCDCRMQLQAALKMIESAERGVVVYLRQEGRGIGLVNKLKAYSLQDMGLDTVEANEKLGLPVDQRNYGIGAQILNDIGVTKFCLITNNPRKIAGLKGYGLEMVDRVPLVIEATPYNSHYLETKAKKLGHLLLQTYLVTIAIQCNEDFSAIPQKYKQLEKLRDLARQQGLLAQEEVRSVAVALFGQNTLIVNLGLETPQAVEPDWYTKPAQSYWPAIATVLDTLVQWSNLQQLELLISDGRDPFTRLQVGLSRQLFSINPKDAEKMRPSDLGEMGSAEAGQGLQTQRIYTFSRHSQND encoded by the coding sequence GTGACTCCTGCTGGAGTTTCCGACCCGAAGCCAAAAGCATCAGAGCCTTTAGAGTTTACCTTTGACAGCATTGATGAGGCCTTACAGGATCTGATAGCAGGCCGTGCGATCGTGGTGGTAGATGACGAAAACCGCGAAAACGAAGGCGACGTAATTTGTGCCGCCCAGTTTGCTACCCCCGATTTAATTAACTTTATGGCCGTTGAAGCGAGGGGGCTGATCTGTCTGGCGATGGCGGGTCAGCGATTGGATGAATTAGAACTTCCGCTGATGGTCACCCAGAGTTCCTTCGAGGATGAAAACGAGCAAACCGCATTTACCGTCAGTATCGATGCTGCCCAGCACTGGGGGGTCACCACCGGTATCTCTGCAGAAGATCGAGCCCGGACGATTCAGGTAGCCTTGAACCCTGGGGCACAGCCCTCCGATTTGCGACGACCGGGGCACATTTTCCCCTTACGCTCTAAGGAAGGAGGGGTGCTCAAACGGGCTGGTCATACTGAAGCCGCTGTTGATCTGGCGCGTTTAGCGGGGCTCTACCCGTCTGGGGTGATTTGCGAGATTCAGAATCCGGATGGTTCCATGGCGCGTTTGCCGGAGCTGGTTGACTATGCCAGAACCCATCAACTCAAGCTCATCAGCATTGCCGATCTGATCAGCTATCGCTTAGAACATGAGCGCTTTGTCAAACGGGAGGCGATCGCGGATCTCCCGACTCAGTTTGGCCATTTCCAGATCTATGCCTATCGCAATTTGATGGACAACTCCGAGCATGTGGCTTTGGTGAAAGGGGATCCCGCCACCTTTCGCGATCAGTCTGTGATGGTTCGTGTTCACTCGGAGTGTCTGACCGGCGATGCCTTTGGGTCTTTACGCTGTGATTGCCGCATGCAGCTACAGGCTGCCCTCAAAATGATTGAGTCTGCAGAACGAGGCGTGGTTGTCTATTTGCGTCAAGAGGGCCGAGGGATTGGCCTGGTCAACAAGCTCAAAGCCTATTCACTGCAAGATATGGGGCTGGATACGGTAGAGGCCAATGAAAAGCTGGGCCTGCCAGTCGATCAGCGAAACTATGGAATCGGAGCCCAAATCTTGAATGACATTGGGGTGACGAAGTTTTGCCTGATTACCAATAACCCTCGGAAAATTGCTGGGCTGAAGGGATACGGCCTGGAGATGGTAGATCGGGTTCCCCTGGTCATTGAAGCCACGCCTTATAACTCCCATTACTTAGAGACGAAGGCTAAAAAACTGGGGCATTTGCTGCTGCAAACCTACTTGGTTACGATCGCCATTCAGTGTAATGAAGACTTTTCGGCGATTCCTCAAAAGTACAAGCAGCTAGAGAAGTTGCGTGACTTAGCCCGCCAGCAAGGGCTACTTGCCCAAGAAGAAGTGCGCTCAGTCGCAGTGGCCCTGTTTGGTCAAAACACATTAATCGTTAACTTAGGGCTCGAAACTCCCCAAGCGGTTGAGCCTGACTGGTACACCAAACCGGCTCAAAGTTACTGGCCAGCGATTGCCACGGTGCTAGATACCCTGGTGCAGTGGTCTAACTTACAGCAACTGGAGTTGCTCATTTCGGATGGTCGAGATCCCTTTACCCGGCTACAAGTGGGTTTAAGCCGACAGCTCTTTTCGATCAATCCGAAGGATGCAGAAAAGATGCGTCCGTCTGACCTGGGCGAGATGGGCTCTGCTGAGGCTGGTCAAGGCCTCCAAACTCAGCGCATTTATACCTTTTCGCGCCATAGCCAGAACGATTAA